The Epinephelus lanceolatus isolate andai-2023 chromosome 21, ASM4190304v1, whole genome shotgun sequence genome has a segment encoding these proteins:
- the LOC117247672 gene encoding fibroblast growth factor 21-like, translating to MFLFPHSSFSYLCPFLLIIPLPFSLSFYLTDSNPLLSFDNQVREVHLYTENHRRGMYLQMNLDGRVSGSDAQTPYSVLELKSVKPGHIAIKGRSSSLFLCMDSGGRLRGQGQYSDADCAFRELLLADGYTRFLSSYHRFPVSLASRHSPDQHSVPFTRFLPLRNTLTVESVSEQPPNDQRYFNMDSDDLLGMGLNMVSPQLSVDK from the exons atgtttttgtttccacACTCCTCTTTCTCATACCTGTGTCCTTTTCTCTTAATCATCCCACTGCCTTTCTCTCTATCATTCTATCTCACCGACTCCAACCCTCTATTATCCTTTGATAACCAAGTCAGAGAGGTACACCTCTACACag AAAATCACAGAAGAGGgatgtatctgcagatgaacctGGATGGCAGAGTGTCAGGAAGTGATGCTCAGACACCTTACA gtgtgCTGGAGCTGAAATCAGTTAAACCAGGCCACATAGCCATCAAGGGACGGTCATcatctctgtttctctgcatGGACAGTGGAGGCCGTTTGAGGGGCCAG GGCCAATACTCAGATGCTGACTGCGCCTTCAGAGAACTGCTGCTGGCAGACGGATACACCCGCTTCCTATCTTCGTACCACAGATTTCCTGTGTCTCTTGCATCAAGACATTCCCCAGATCAACACTCGGTCCCCTTTACTCGATTCCTACCGCTTAGGAATACTCTGACAGTGGAGAGTGTGTCTGAGCAGCCACCAAACGACCAGAGATATTTCAACATGGACTCTGATGATCTTCTTGGAATGGGTCTTAATATGGTCAGTCCTCAGTTGTCAGTGGACAAGTAA
- the LOC117246952 gene encoding potassium voltage-gated channel subfamily A member 7-like, whose translation MDSSDPQEDERGSRGKESDGESGKQLKNQLNCEEKGEKENKGNEKEKKKESRRSGSLWRSGWALSERLAINVSGMRYETQLRTLAQFPDSMLGDPRRRSRYFDPLRNELFLDRNRACFDAILYFYQSGGRLRRPANIPLDIFMDELIFYELGEDIMNRFKEDEGFPKEEERPLPSNNIQRRLWMLFEHPESSSGARIIAIISVMVIVVSILIFCLETLPDFRSEKETREEYYYRYHSQAKNISENMPPPNSAFQDPFFMVETICICWFSFELLMRFACCPSKPHFFKDVMNFIDFSAILPYFVTLGTELAKDNDASPATSLAIIRVIRLVRVFRIFKLSRHSKGLQILGQTLRASMRELGLLIFFLFIGVILFSSAIYFAEADHTDTDFISIPHAFWWAVVTMTTVGYGDMYPETVWGKMVGSMCAIAGVLTISLPVPVIVSNFSYFYHRETECEDQTEYKHVQTSLWEEEGPEGEETEEGDRDPEGDYYAIEGICNPLNGTLLAGLCTGQSTEFRGGNMYLREPLVTQV comes from the exons ATGGACAGCAGTGACCCACAGGAAGACGAAagaggaagcagagggaaaGAGAGTGATGGGGAGAGTGGTAAACAGCTGAAGAATCAGCTCAACTGTGAggaaaaaggagagaaggagaataAAGGGAacgagaaggagaagaagaaagagagccGGCGTTCTGGGTCTCTATGGAGGAGTGGATGGGCGCTGAGTGAAAGACTGGCCATCAATGTCTCAGGGATGCGTTACGAAACTCAGCTCCGCACCTTAGCCCAATTCCCCGACTCCATGCTCGGTGACCCCAGGCGGAGGTCGCGGTACTTTGACCCACTTCGAAACGAGCTCTTCCTGGACCGAAATCGTGCCTGCTTTGACGCCATTTTGTACTTTTACCAATCAGGCGGGAGGCTTCGGAGGCCCGCGAACATACCCCTGGACATTTTCATGGACGAGCTGATATTCTATGAGCTGGGAGAGGACATCATGAATCGCTTCAAGGAGGACGAGGGTTTTccaaaagaagaggagaggccGCTGCCATCGAACAATATCCAGAGGAGATTGTGGATGCTGTTTGAGCACCCTGAGTCCTCATCCGGCGCACGTATCATAGCCATCATCAGTGTCATGGTCATTGTGGTGTCCATCCTCATCTTCTGCCTGGAGACACTGCCCGACTTCCGGTCTGAGAAAGAGACACGAGAG GAATATTATTACAGGTACCACTCCCAGGCAAAGAACATATCTGAGAACATGCCTCCTCCAAACAGTGCTTTCCAAGACCCCTTCTTCATGGTGGAGACCATCTGTATATGCTGGTTCTCCTTTGAGCTCCTCATGCGCTTTGCTTGCTGTCCCAGCAAACCGCACTTCTTCAAGGATGTCATGAACTTCATCGATTTCAGTGCTATCCTGCCCTATTTCGTCACATTGGGAACGGAGCTGGCCAAGGACAATGACGCCTCTCCAGCCACATCCTTGGCCATCATCAGAGTCATCAGGTTAGTGAGGGTGTTCAGGATCTTCAAGTTGTCTCGTCACTCCAAGGGCCTCCAGATCCTGGGTCAGACACTGAGGGCTAGCATGCGCGAGCTGGGCCTGCTGATCTTCTTCCTGTTTATTGGCGTAATCCTCTTCTCCAGCGCCATCTACTTTGCCGAGGCTGATCACACTGACACCGACTTCATTAGCATACCACATGCCTTCTGGTGGGCAGTTGTCACCATGACCACAGTGGGCTATGGTGACATGTACCCAGAAACAGTGTGGGGTAAGATGGTTGGCTCGATGTGTGCCATTGCCGGCGTGCTCACCATCTCACTGCCAGTGCCTGTCATAGTGTCCAATTTTAGCTACTTCTACCATCGGGAGACTGAATGTGAGGATCAAACCGAGTACAAACACGTCCAGACGAGTCtttgggaggaggaggggccaGAAGGGGAGGAAACAGAGGAAGGTGATAGAGATCCGGAGGGAGATTATTATGCCATTGAAGGCATCTGCAACCCTTTGAATGGGACTCTGCTGGCTGGACTGTGTACAGGGCAAAGCACAGAGTTCAGAGGAGGAAACATGTATCTGAGGGAACCATTGGTTACTCAAGTGTAG